In the genome of Planctomycetaceae bacterium, the window ATTGACTACGGCCAGGAGAACGTATTGGGCCATGGCCATAGGATGCGAAAGTCCATAGGGCGTGGCGGTAAAACAGGCTTTAAAGTAGTCGCCAATGGTTCCTGGCAGCCGGACTGGCGCGAGTGAAAGGCGGTATTGTTTCGGCCATTTTGCCACCCAGCCACAGGTTCGGCAAATCAACTCGTCACCGATCTGGCCGCATTCACATCTTCTTGGCCTTGTTTCGACTGACTCTGTAGGTACGTCCAGGACCGTGGAGCAGAATGGACATGGGGCCTTAATACCCGCGGCAGTCTCGGGCGCTCGAACTCTCTTGCCACACCTCGGATTAGAACATTTAAATTCGATCCCCATTTGTGTGAGCTCTACCCGCCCGAAAGGGGCGAGAGGAATGTGACGCGGTCGTTGTCGGCCAGAGGCGTGGCGGGGTCGAACTGTTTGTCGTTGATGAACGTCAGGATGGTGCGGCGGACGCGGACGTCGCTGTCCAGCAGCAGGTCGGCGGCAGTCGCGCCGGCGGGCAGGTCCGGCACGCGGTCGAGTTCGCACGGTCCGTCCGCGAGCAGGCACGCGGCCATAATCGGCAGGGCGGCGTTCTTCGACCCGCTCAAGGCGACGCTGCCGGAGAGTTTCCGCCGGCCGCTGATGACGAATTTATCCATGGGCTAGAGCATACCGCACAGGAGGGGCAAAACCAATTACGTCCACGAACCTGTCCGCCGCAGCTTCAGCGAAGGCGGATGTCACGAATGACACGAATGGGGGAAGAAGCAAAAACCGACGATGAGGACGACGACGAGGACGAAAGAAGGACCCGGATGCGCCGCGTTAG includes:
- a CDS encoding MoaD/ThiS family protein, whose amino-acid sequence is MPDLPAGATAADLLLDSDVRVRRTILTFINDKQFDPATPLADNDRVTFLSPLSGG